The following coding sequences lie in one Rickettsia hoogstraalii genomic window:
- the iscU gene encoding Fe-S cluster assembly scaffold IscU — translation MAYSKKVIDHYENPRNVGSLDKEKKNVGTALVGAPACGDVMKLQIEVDDNGIITDAKFKTFGCGSAIASSSLVTEWVKGRSINDAGEIKNTEIAKELSLPPVKLHCSLLAEDAIKAAIADYKQKKESKKDS, via the coding sequence ATGGCTTATAGCAAAAAAGTGATAGATCATTATGAAAATCCTCGTAATGTCGGGTCACTTGATAAAGAGAAAAAAAACGTCGGAACGGCACTCGTTGGAGCTCCTGCTTGCGGTGACGTGATGAAGTTACAAATCGAGGTTGACGATAACGGGATTATTACAGATGCTAAATTTAAAACATTCGGCTGCGGTTCAGCTATTGCTTCAAGTTCTTTAGTAACGGAATGGGTTAAAGGAAGATCGATAAATGATGCCGGAGAAATTAAAAATACTGAGATAGCGAAAGAATTATCGCTCCCGCCGGTAAAATTACATTGCTCACTACTTGCCGAAGATGCAATAAAAGCAGCTATTGCCGATTACAAACAGAAAAAAGAAAGCAAAAAAGACTCTTAA
- a CDS encoding uroporphyrinogen-III synthase, with amino-acid sequence MKSVLLTRNIEENNETIKEISKYNLDLRYIHCPLIKYETLDFNIDILDNYSNIIITSKYAANILAGYNLKQDIWVVGSKSKRLLGKKVIYTAKNVEDLIKHFPPDLYEQTIYLSSNEITKDLPDKITRHIIYNVEYLDELPLSIIKEFKNNIDFILLYSQNSAKTFLRLLLQNNLLEYLQDSLVIAISLKVANIVRPFIKNVVYCDDQNPNDIIKLLSENAKI; translated from the coding sequence ATGAAATCGGTTTTATTAACTAGAAATATTGAAGAAAATAATGAAACTATAAAAGAAATAAGTAAATATAATTTAGATTTACGTTATATTCATTGTCCTTTAATTAAATATGAAACTCTAGATTTTAATATTGATATTTTAGATAATTACTCAAATATAATAATTACTAGTAAATACGCAGCAAATATCTTAGCCGGTTATAACTTAAAACAAGATATTTGGGTAGTAGGTAGTAAGTCAAAACGATTATTAGGCAAGAAAGTAATTTATACTGCTAAAAACGTGGAAGATTTGATTAAGCATTTTCCTCCTGATTTATATGAGCAGACTATATATTTATCTTCAAATGAAATTACTAAAGATTTACCTGATAAAATAACTAGACATATCATTTATAATGTAGAATATTTGGATGAACTACCGTTATCAATTATAAAAGAATTTAAAAACAATATTGACTTTATATTACTTTATTCTCAGAATAGTGCTAAAACTTTTTTAAGATTATTACTTCAAAATAATTTACTAGAATACTTACAAGATAGTTTAGTTATAGCTATAAGTTTGAAAGTCGCAAATATAGTTAGACCTTTTATAAAAAATGTGGTTTATTGTGATGATCAAAACCCTAACGATATAATCAAGTTATTATCCGAAAATGCAAAAATTTGA
- a CDS encoding polyprenyl synthetase family protein, which produces MNIIVKIQQDLKDEVTKLNDLIISCLKSDEELIETVGKYLLEAGGKRTRPLLTIITAKMFDYKGDNHIKLASAVEFIHTATLLHDDVVDDSTLRRFKPTANVIWGSKTSILVGDFLFSQSFKLMVASGSIKAMNILAKASAIISEGEVVQLVKLNERRIITIEEYHQIVKSKTAELFGASCEVGAIIAEQADHISKNMQNFGKLLGTIFQVIDDLLDYLGNDKQVGKNIGDDFLEGKVTLPLIFLYSKLEQDKQLWLENIIKCDKRTNDEFMQIRDLMVKHEIYNETINYLSNLENETNKLLNKIPVQNIYKDYLFSIIRFILDRSY; this is translated from the coding sequence ATGAATATTATAGTAAAAATACAGCAAGATTTAAAAGATGAAGTAACTAAGTTAAACGATTTAATCATTAGCTGTTTAAAAAGTGATGAAGAATTAATAGAAACAGTAGGTAAATATTTACTAGAGGCGGGTGGTAAAAGAACTCGTCCGCTTTTAACTATAATAACCGCTAAAATGTTTGATTACAAAGGCGATAATCATATAAAGCTCGCAAGTGCCGTTGAATTCATTCATACCGCCACATTGCTTCATGATGATGTGGTAGATGACAGCACTTTAAGAAGATTCAAACCTACGGCTAACGTTATTTGGGGAAGTAAAACAAGTATTTTAGTGGGTGATTTCCTCTTTAGTCAGTCTTTTAAGTTAATGGTAGCTTCCGGCTCTATTAAAGCTATGAATATTCTAGCTAAAGCTTCAGCAATTATTTCCGAAGGGGAGGTAGTACAGCTAGTTAAGCTAAATGAGCGACGTATTATAACTATAGAAGAGTATCACCAAATAGTTAAGTCTAAAACTGCTGAGTTATTTGGTGCTTCTTGTGAAGTTGGAGCTATTATAGCAGAGCAGGCGGACCATATTTCTAAAAATATGCAGAACTTTGGGAAATTACTCGGTACAATATTTCAGGTTATAGATGATCTACTTGATTATTTGGGTAATGATAAACAGGTAGGCAAAAACATCGGCGATGATTTCTTAGAAGGAAAAGTTACGTTACCGCTGATTTTTTTATATAGTAAGCTAGAGCAAGATAAGCAGCTTTGGCTTGAAAATATAATTAAATGCGATAAGCGTACTAATGATGAGTTTATGCAAATACGTGACTTAATGGTAAAGCATGAAATCTACAATGAAACAATTAATTATTTGAGTAACTTAGAAAATGAAACAAATAAATTATTAAATAAAATTCCGGTTCAGAATATTTATAAAGATTATTTGTTTTCGATTATTAGATTTATTTTAGACCGTTCTTATTAA
- a CDS encoding iron-sulfur cluster assembly accessory protein — MKNVISLTDSAAKQVKLLIEKRAKPTFGIRVGVKAGGCAGQTYYVEYADSKNQFDEVVEEKGVRILIDPKALMYILGSEMDYVETKFKSQFTFTNPNEKANCGCGKSFSV; from the coding sequence ATGAAAAATGTTATTTCATTAACCGATTCTGCTGCAAAGCAAGTAAAATTGCTAATAGAAAAACGAGCCAAGCCTACTTTTGGCATTAGGGTAGGGGTTAAAGCCGGCGGTTGTGCCGGTCAAACTTATTACGTTGAATATGCTGACAGTAAAAATCAATTCGATGAAGTAGTAGAAGAAAAGGGCGTACGGATACTAATCGACCCAAAAGCATTAATGTATATTCTAGGTTCTGAAATGGACTATGTAGAGACTAAATTCAAATCCCAATTCACTTTCACCAATCCCAACGAAAAAGCTAATTGCGGTTGCGGCAAATCCTTTAGTGTGTGA
- a CDS encoding LysE/ArgO family amino acid transporter: MNNEILSAFLHGIVLALGLIVPLGVQNIFIFNQGAKQPKFSKALPSIIAASICDTILICMAVLGISLLLLEISWLKLSIFIVGFIFLIYMGYNTWNQPPMDLTMNSGAFSAKKQILFAISVSILNPHAIMDTIIVIGTSALKYNGIAKIMFTLTCIVISWIWFFSLAVAGYNIRKLNKSSTILTIINKIAAIIILAVAFYIGVQILYEIGFIN, encoded by the coding sequence ATGAATAATGAAATATTAAGTGCTTTTTTACATGGTATTGTTTTAGCTCTCGGTTTAATAGTGCCGCTCGGAGTACAGAATATTTTTATATTTAATCAAGGAGCAAAACAGCCAAAATTTAGCAAGGCTTTACCTAGCATAATTGCAGCCTCAATATGTGATACTATTCTTATATGTATGGCAGTTCTTGGGATATCTTTGTTACTTCTTGAAATTTCTTGGTTAAAATTATCTATATTTATTGTTGGATTTATTTTCTTAATTTATATGGGATATAATACTTGGAATCAGCCGCCTATGGACCTTACAATGAATTCCGGGGCTTTTTCAGCTAAAAAACAAATTTTATTTGCTATATCAGTGTCAATATTAAATCCGCATGCAATTATGGATACGATTATAGTAATAGGTACTAGTGCTTTAAAGTATAATGGTATTGCAAAAATTATGTTTACCTTAACTTGTATAGTTATATCTTGGATATGGTTTTTTTCTTTAGCAGTTGCAGGTTATAATATCAGAAAGCTAAATAAAAGTAGTACGATTTTAACTATAATTAATAAAATAGCTGCTATCATTATTTTGGCAGTTGCTTTTTATATTGGAGTACAAATATTGTATGAAATCGGTTTTATTAACTAG
- a CDS encoding aminopeptidase P family protein, whose product MIKERVNLLRSLFTEYDIDSYIIPSNDKYMSEYVPEYAKRLEYITGFTGSNGIAIICKDTALFFTDGRYLEQASKELDLELFKIFDLKDISKFGKDAKIGYDPELFTYPAISNLKFNFQKINRNLVEKIWQNQLLEPNSKVYLHDIKFAGVSHNDKINKCRKTLLSSRGLTAGSSNYNEQYALVILDSSSICWLLNLRASDVAYTPLMFAKVIVASTKLYLFIDLTRIDAEIINARPEITILPEEEFENILKGHDNIFIDDTIASVHIMDLIADKKVQKITDPCLTLKACKNDVEIKHAIDFHIKDAVALCEFFADFSQCHPRENGDNELTEYSLGLKLTEQRAKQEGYVSGSFPAICGFQENSAIIHYRAAPENAKKIIGQGILLIDSGGQYSGATTDITRTIMIGTPTDEQKKRYTQVLKGHIALAKAKFPKNIVTGANLDILARQYLWQEMLDYPHGTGHGVGSFLSVHEGPQSINLRNKTILKAGMILSNEPGFYISGKYGIRIENLMYVKENSGWLEFETLSLVPYASKLIDTKLLNIDEINYIKEYYNKIRAKIYDLLSPQARDWLNNEINCN is encoded by the coding sequence ATGATAAAAGAACGAGTTAATCTACTTAGAAGCTTATTCACAGAATATGATATAGACAGTTATATAATTCCGTCTAACGATAAATATATGAGCGAATATGTACCTGAGTATGCCAAAAGGCTTGAATATATAACAGGTTTTACCGGTTCAAACGGTATAGCTATTATATGTAAAGATACAGCATTATTTTTTACCGACGGACGTTATTTAGAGCAAGCAAGCAAAGAACTAGATTTAGAGCTTTTTAAGATTTTTGACTTAAAAGATATATCTAAATTTGGTAAAGATGCAAAAATAGGTTATGATCCTGAATTATTTACTTATCCCGCTATATCAAATTTAAAGTTCAATTTTCAAAAAATTAATAGAAATTTAGTTGAGAAAATTTGGCAAAATCAGCTGTTAGAGCCAAACTCTAAAGTTTATTTACATGATATTAAATTTGCGGGTGTTAGTCATAATGATAAAATAAATAAATGTCGTAAAACCCTATTGTCATCCCGCGGCTTGACCGCGGGATCTAGTAATTATAATGAGCAATACGCCTTAGTTATTCTCGACAGCTCCTCCATATGTTGGTTACTAAATTTGCGGGCTAGTGACGTTGCTTATACACCTTTAATGTTTGCAAAAGTAATCGTTGCGTCTACAAAATTATATCTATTTATCGATCTCACAAGAATTGATGCCGAAATTATTAATGCACGTCCTGAAATAACAATTTTACCCGAAGAAGAATTTGAAAATATTTTAAAGGGTCATGACAATATTTTTATTGATGATACTATAGCCTCTGTTCATATAATGGACTTAATAGCTGATAAAAAAGTACAAAAAATTACCGATCCATGCTTAACGCTTAAAGCTTGTAAGAACGATGTAGAAATTAAGCATGCAATCGATTTTCATATTAAAGATGCAGTAGCTTTATGTGAGTTTTTTGCTGATTTTTCTCAGTGTCATCCCCGTGAAAACGGGGATAACGAATTAACCGAATATTCCCTCGGTTTAAAGCTTACGGAGCAACGAGCTAAACAAGAGGGCTATGTTTCGGGTAGTTTTCCTGCTATTTGCGGATTTCAGGAAAATAGTGCCATTATTCATTATAGAGCTGCTCCGGAAAATGCTAAAAAAATTATAGGGCAGGGGATATTACTGATAGATTCCGGCGGTCAATATAGTGGTGCTACTACCGATATAACAAGGACAATCATGATAGGTACGCCGACTGATGAACAGAAAAAGCGTTATACGCAAGTACTTAAAGGACATATTGCTTTAGCTAAAGCTAAATTCCCGAAAAATATCGTAACAGGAGCGAATCTCGATATACTCGCTCGGCAATATTTATGGCAAGAAATGCTAGATTATCCACACGGTACAGGGCATGGAGTAGGGAGCTTTTTAAGTGTCCATGAAGGACCGCAAAGCATAAATCTTCGTAATAAAACAATACTTAAAGCAGGTATGATCTTATCCAATGAACCCGGTTTTTATATTTCTGGAAAATACGGAATTAGAATAGAAAATTTAATGTATGTAAAAGAAAATAGCGGATGGCTTGAATTTGAAACCTTAAGCCTAGTACCTTATGCTAGTAAATTGATTGATACGAAACTACTTAATATTGATGAAATAAATTATATTAAGGAATATTATAACAAAATTAGAGCTAAAATTTATGATTTATTATCTCCGCAAGCGAGGGATTGGCTTAACAATGAAATAAATTGTAATTGA
- a CDS encoding AmpG family muropeptide MFS transporter yields the protein MLNNSHLLIIWLFGLISGFNLMITGNTLNYWLAKEDIALQTIGILSFITLPYSINFLLAPIFDAVQIKYLNKIFGHRLSWICLTSTALIFLIYIFSLLDPRTNLVLFTFTALIISFFSAAQDTILSALRTEIVPKESLGFTSGIYIFGYRVGMLLAGSGAIYLSIYFTFNEIYKIFAGLVFIYLILLIVAARYTNSFGLVEEKICHSRGSGNPENNQNKNEFFIKRYYSNFLKIFLDSRFRGNDIESGNDISLVYFIILILIFLVLYRLPDNLINVMINPFLLHLEYDAFEIASVGKFWGVVGAIIGGLVGGVIMKHKNILNSIFLFGIIHALGHILFIFLEINGKNSLLLFITIGIESITGGMTMTAYIAFISSLCQGKFRATQYSFLSSMMGISRSIFPIISGYMVVNFGWQNFFLFTTIITIPSLLILLKIKTKLQ from the coding sequence ATGTTAAATAATTCTCATTTACTTATTATTTGGTTGTTTGGGCTTATTAGCGGTTTTAATCTAATGATTACCGGTAATACTTTAAATTATTGGCTTGCTAAAGAAGATATAGCACTGCAAACAATCGGTATATTATCATTCATAACGCTTCCCTACTCTATTAATTTCTTGTTAGCACCGATTTTTGATGCAGTGCAAATTAAATATTTAAACAAAATATTCGGTCATAGATTATCTTGGATTTGCTTAACTAGTACTGCGTTAATATTTCTTATATATATTTTCAGCCTTCTAGATCCTCGTACTAATCTAGTATTATTTACCTTTACGGCTTTAATTATTTCTTTTTTTAGTGCAGCCCAAGATACTATATTAAGTGCTTTAAGAACGGAAATAGTACCTAAAGAATCGCTTGGGTTTACTTCAGGAATATATATATTCGGTTATCGGGTCGGTATGCTTTTAGCCGGTTCTGGAGCTATTTATTTATCTATTTATTTTACATTTAATGAAATATATAAAATCTTTGCCGGCTTAGTATTTATTTATTTAATTTTATTGATTGTAGCTGCTAGATATACTAATTCTTTTGGTCTCGTTGAAGAAAAAATATGTCATTCCCGCGGAAGCGGGAATCCAGAAAACAACCAAAATAAGAATGAATTTTTTATAAAACGTTATTATTCTAATTTCTTAAAGATCTTTCTGGATTCCCGCTTCCGCGGGAATGACATAGAAAGCGGGAATGACATCAGCCTCGTATACTTCATTATTCTTATATTAATTTTCCTAGTATTATATAGATTACCGGATAACTTAATCAATGTTATGATTAATCCGTTTTTGCTTCATCTTGAGTATGATGCTTTTGAGATAGCAAGTGTTGGGAAGTTTTGGGGCGTTGTAGGAGCTATAATCGGCGGACTCGTTGGCGGTGTTATTATGAAGCATAAAAATATATTAAATAGTATATTTTTATTTGGGATTATTCATGCTTTAGGACATATTTTATTTATTTTTCTTGAAATAAACGGTAAAAATTCTTTATTATTATTTATCACGATAGGAATAGAAAGTATTACCGGTGGTATGACGATGACTGCTTATATAGCTTTTATTTCTTCGCTATGCCAAGGTAAATTTCGAGCTACTCAATATTCTTTTCTTTCATCGATGATGGGAATTTCACGCTCAATTTTTCCTATAATTTCAGGCTATATGGTAGTAAATTTCGGTTGGCAAAATTTCTTTTTATTTACTACTATTATAACTATCCCCTCTTTGTTAATATTATTAAAAATAAAAACTAAATTACAATAA
- the tlc3 gene encoding nucleotide exchange transporter Tlc3, producing the protein MLPPKIFFEKVKEIIWPIERKELKLFIPMALMMLCILFNFGALRSIKDSLVVPSMGAEIISFLKLWLVLPSCVIFTVLYIKLSNKLNFEYIFYIIVGSFLLFFLLFAYIIYPNQDIYHPNDEMINNLIASYPNFKWFIKIGSKWSYALMYIFSELWSAVVINLMFWQFANHIFDTSKAKRFYPVLGMVGNIGLIIAGSVLVFFSSGQDVIDSELLPDSFNSSAGNAIMLQPIMSIIVAAGIIAMLLFRIINRFILTDSINVLDTKKVTAKTKTKLSLIESIKLVIHSKYIGRIALLIICYGLLINIVEGPWKAKIKELHPNTIDYVNFMGRFNIWMGISCVTFMVIGSNILRRLGWLISALLTPIMLSITGLMFFIFIIFIEEIGACFGDFNLLYAAIIVGAIQNILSKSSKYSLFDSTKEMAYIPLSLELRTKGKAAVEVIGTKFGKSLGAFIQSLIFIIIPTATFDSIIIYLLVIFIVMMSLWIWNVIKLNKEYIELCK; encoded by the coding sequence ATGTTACCGCCTAAAATTTTCTTTGAAAAAGTTAAAGAAATAATTTGGCCTATAGAAAGGAAAGAATTAAAGCTATTTATACCTATGGCTTTAATGATGTTATGTATCCTTTTTAATTTTGGGGCTTTAAGATCTATCAAAGATAGTTTAGTAGTACCCTCTATGGGGGCCGAAATTATTAGTTTCTTAAAATTATGGTTAGTATTACCCTCGTGCGTAATTTTTACCGTACTTTATATTAAGCTTAGTAATAAATTAAATTTTGAATATATTTTCTACATTATAGTCGGCAGTTTTTTACTATTTTTCTTATTATTTGCCTATATTATTTATCCCAATCAAGATATTTATCATCCTAACGATGAAATGATAAATAATTTAATTGCTTCATACCCTAATTTTAAATGGTTCATTAAAATAGGTAGTAAATGGAGTTATGCACTGATGTATATTTTCTCGGAATTATGGAGTGCAGTAGTCATAAACTTAATGTTTTGGCAGTTTGCCAATCACATTTTTGATACTTCTAAAGCTAAAAGATTCTATCCAGTTCTTGGAATGGTCGGTAATATAGGTCTTATAATAGCAGGCAGCGTACTTGTCTTTTTCTCAAGCGGGCAGGATGTCATTGATTCAGAATTATTACCGGATTCTTTTAATTCATCTGCCGGAAATGCTATAATGCTTCAGCCTATCATGTCAATTATTGTTGCTGCAGGAATAATTGCTATGCTTCTATTTAGAATAATAAATAGATTTATTTTAACGGATTCCATAAATGTTTTAGATACAAAAAAAGTTACGGCTAAAACGAAAACAAAACTTTCGTTAATTGAAAGTATCAAATTAGTAATTCACTCAAAATATATAGGTCGTATTGCTTTACTAATAATTTGTTATGGATTATTAATAAATATAGTCGAAGGACCTTGGAAAGCAAAAATAAAAGAATTACATCCAAACACTATAGACTATGTTAACTTTATGGGCAGGTTTAATATTTGGATGGGGATCTCATGCGTTACTTTCATGGTAATAGGCAGCAATATCCTTAGAAGACTCGGTTGGCTCATTTCTGCATTATTAACTCCTATTATGTTGTCTATTACCGGCTTGATGTTTTTTATCTTTATAATTTTTATTGAAGAAATAGGAGCATGTTTCGGTGATTTTAATCTTCTATATGCAGCGATTATTGTTGGAGCTATTCAGAACATACTTAGTAAATCGTCCAAATATTCATTATTCGATTCAACAAAAGAAATGGCGTATATTCCTTTATCTTTAGAGCTTAGAACTAAGGGAAAAGCTGCCGTAGAGGTAATAGGTACTAAATTCGGTAAATCGCTTGGAGCATTTATACAGTCTTTGATATTTATTATTATTCCAACTGCTACCTTTGATTCTATTATAATATATTTATTAGTAATTTTTATAGTTATGATGAGTTTATGGATTTGGAACGTTATAAAATTGAATAAGGAATATATAGAGCTGTGTAAGTAA
- a CDS encoding APC family permease: MSQKLGFWAVFALVTGSQIGTSVFILPLSLAPFGIYSIWGWVLSLFGAMSIALVFSSLCAKFPKTGGPHVYVRESFGDKIAFFTGFTYWVISFVSTSIVVISAIGYLTPFFQSQAILDLILQIILLGAITVLNLKGPEVAGKAEFYLTLLKFVPLLVVGLCALSHFNIDNITIAEEVESLSIPSIMGRVALLTFWGFIGVECATTTAGAVKDPAKTIPRAIIVGTFCVAVLYIINSVGIMGLIPASELINSKAPYADAAALLFGGKWSSVIAVIASIICIGTLNAWVLTSGQIALGLAEDGLLPKFFAKKNSNNAPTYGIIVSCLGIVPLLVFTSNDNFAEQITQIIDFSVIAFLFVYLICSLAFLKVILSSKENFSYYYLLIALISIIFCAWVIYETPVKTLIIVSTFTILGIPLYYGWYKCHSRL, translated from the coding sequence ATGTCGCAAAAATTAGGTTTCTGGGCGGTTTTTGCCTTAGTAACCGGCAGTCAAATCGGTACTAGCGTTTTTATATTACCGCTAAGTTTAGCACCGTTCGGTATATATAGCATTTGGGGCTGGGTACTTTCATTATTCGGTGCTATGAGTATAGCCCTTGTATTCTCATCCTTATGTGCAAAATTTCCTAAAACAGGCGGTCCTCATGTTTATGTACGAGAGAGTTTCGGGGATAAAATAGCTTTCTTCACCGGCTTCACTTACTGGGTTATATCCTTTGTCAGTACAAGTATAGTTGTCATTTCGGCAATAGGTTATCTAACGCCTTTTTTTCAATCACAAGCGATTTTGGATTTAATATTACAGATAATATTATTAGGTGCTATTACGGTTTTAAATTTAAAAGGTCCTGAAGTAGCAGGAAAAGCAGAATTTTATTTGACTCTCTTAAAATTTGTTCCGTTGCTTGTAGTAGGCTTATGTGCATTATCTCATTTTAATATAGATAATATAACTATAGCTGAAGAAGTAGAGAGTTTAAGCATTCCGAGCATTATGGGAAGAGTTGCACTTCTTACTTTTTGGGGCTTTATCGGCGTAGAATGTGCAACTACTACGGCAGGGGCGGTAAAAGATCCGGCAAAAACCATCCCAAGAGCCATAATAGTTGGGACTTTTTGCGTAGCGGTTTTATATATTATAAATAGCGTAGGTATAATGGGATTAATTCCTGCTTCTGAACTTATTAATTCTAAAGCTCCTTATGCCGATGCCGCTGCATTATTGTTCGGTGGTAAATGGTCAAGCGTAATTGCAGTTATAGCCTCGATTATATGTATAGGTACGCTCAACGCTTGGGTGCTAACTAGCGGACAGATTGCTCTAGGACTTGCAGAAGACGGGTTATTGCCGAAATTTTTTGCTAAGAAAAATAGCAATAACGCCCCAACTTACGGAATTATTGTAAGCTGCCTTGGCATTGTGCCATTATTAGTCTTTACGTCAAATGATAATTTTGCCGAGCAGATTACGCAAATAATAGATTTTTCGGTAATAGCATTTTTGTTTGTTTATTTAATTTGTAGCTTAGCTTTCTTAAAGGTAATTCTTAGTTCAAAAGAAAATTTTTCTTATTATTATTTACTTATAGCCCTAATATCGATTATCTTTTGTGCATGGGTTATCTATGAAACACCTGTTAAAACTCTAATTATAGTTAGTACCTTTACTATCCTTGGTATTCCGTTATATTATGGATGGTATAAATGTCATTCCCGTCTATGA
- a CDS encoding glycosyltransferase: MSRTNLILSFFIFLMIIVIATFFISNYRMHKNTSCIMDIGTYSYKKFYSTIREDQLNFDLALEQLEDSESLNSRDKARLEKICSFQVEDGMVRLEVAKGYDCLLRLYLDKNATLVQQYKAIKNGSYGLDTLYTKKAAINLAKLIILGHEGKVKEIQNDDDFLKYYSGYTADEIPFLNSLISLNIPELTARCLYRLSLIHLLGRSSFNEKTIQTDYKLAIEEIQNVIKLTGIRQNNILDIALTINDKFAIHAGAVIASSLLNSDLDSFYRFHIVMDSNDPVSQESMEKLASMKYIRDYSIDFTTFPENILNQALADKKIKFSDNWPSLVMYRLYFDQIFPHLNSILYLDADIVVLHDLNSLKKIDMSNYIAAGSIDTGITYCNHKVTEECKRNMAHSYKNSGIVFLNLKNMREKQDKNMLLETLKNSKCDFSFPDQDLLNVAFQHYIYPLSMRWNFFTYFENQSPYFSYFILHYAGPKPWTTDKQELWKTNQDKLDKITKYYWRYREITPWSSIN; the protein is encoded by the coding sequence ATGTCTCGTACGAATTTAATATTATCCTTTTTTATTTTTCTAATGATAATAGTTATTGCTACTTTTTTCATAAGTAATTACAGAATGCATAAAAATACAAGTTGTATTATGGATATTGGGACTTATAGTTATAAAAAGTTCTATAGTACCATACGTGAAGATCAATTAAATTTTGATCTAGCACTTGAGCAATTAGAAGATAGCGAATCTTTAAACTCAAGAGATAAAGCAAGGTTAGAAAAAATTTGCTCTTTTCAAGTAGAAGACGGAATGGTACGTTTAGAGGTAGCAAAGGGTTATGATTGCTTACTACGTCTTTATCTAGACAAAAATGCTACTTTAGTTCAGCAATATAAAGCGATTAAAAACGGTAGTTACGGTTTAGATACTTTATATACTAAAAAAGCTGCGATTAATTTAGCTAAACTCATTATTTTAGGTCACGAAGGAAAAGTAAAAGAAATACAAAATGATGATGATTTCCTAAAATATTATAGCGGTTATACAGCGGATGAGATTCCTTTTTTAAATAGTTTAATCTCTCTTAATATACCGGAACTTACTGCTAGATGTTTATATAGGCTTAGCTTAATTCACTTACTAGGCAGGTCATCTTTTAATGAAAAAACTATACAAACTGATTATAAGCTTGCCATAGAAGAAATACAAAATGTAATTAAGTTAACCGGTATAAGGCAAAATAACATACTCGATATAGCATTAACTATTAATGATAAGTTTGCTATTCATGCTGGTGCAGTAATAGCCTCTAGTTTACTAAATAGCGATTTAGATAGTTTCTATAGATTTCATATTGTTATGGATTCTAATGACCCCGTTAGTCAAGAATCAATGGAAAAATTAGCTTCCATGAAATATATCAGAGATTATTCTATAGATTTTACTACTTTTCCTGAAAATATATTAAATCAAGCTTTAGCCGATAAAAAAATAAAATTTTCGGATAATTGGCCTAGTTTAGTAATGTATAGATTATATTTTGATCAAATCTTTCCTCATCTAAACTCTATATTATATCTTGATGCGGATATTGTAGTGTTGCATGATCTGAATTCTCTTAAAAAAATAGATATGAGTAATTATATTGCGGCGGGTAGCATAGATACAGGTATTACATATTGTAATCATAAAGTAACAGAAGAATGTAAAAGAAATATGGCTCATTCTTATAAAAATAGCGGGATAGTATTTTTAAACTTAAAAAATATGCGAGAAAAGCAAGATAAAAATATGCTTTTAGAAACTTTAAAAAATTCAAAATGTGATTTTTCTTTTCCTGACCAAGATTTATTAAATGTTGCATTTCAGCATTATATTTATCCCTTATCGATGAGATGGAACTTTTTTACATATTTTGAGAATCAAAGCCCTTATTTTTCTTACTTCATTTTACACTATGCAGGACCTAAGCCATGGACTACCGATAAGCAGGAACTATGGAAAACAAATCAGGACAAATTAGATAAAATCACAAAATATTACTGGCGATATAGAGAAATAACACCTTGGAGTAGTATAAATTAA